Proteins co-encoded in one Gadus morhua chromosome 6, gadMor3.0, whole genome shotgun sequence genomic window:
- the cdca2 gene encoding cell division cycle-associated protein 2, giving the protein MASPEPKQAEAEGPSVLCKTPCPVDFSQFSPSKFGISTQSFTPSSSKSKDKSKLSKIKSLRRSSIGARGSPGTNSLIHFMAQHRAKTPPVFKTPEAFKRSPFPIRVSSTLKLKMASFQSLMDVEDVEEGEHCDPGAGPKQDLSDGGLDSDKENCSPRSVPSKRRRVGAPGLCVSEISGASSPILPHFSGQAHPEETSFEVQSTRTPPPSELAELVAVDLPAQRLLSFPSSPSSPPLLEMKPFVVPSEANSTLKKNKKQVRFGGPLTPEFFDKNLPPSTPLQKGTTPARAEPPTPGLGPGSGLRSLLKTPQRPAGWTPLPQPAFCSPTFGASPTLSFSLQRGAQTPENDCEKIVFPSLEETDLPLLTDEDVLVVQPLDLNLAFQESLTDAPSGGAAAAEPGAPPLEDPQAPPEEPPQAQLVGPGPEPETAVDAPASSDTPIKKARSEASPPSAIPALVNCVRQKRKLPTEKTEPVRRSSRSAAKSGCGKMQKDRGWGSKVVDRSLYGHREYASKNPALSPIREGLRGRSPSPSPQSPGSRRRSIVTGEDPACPSSPTSEPAITSLPAPGGASMAHLTQKEDTTSSNTTPPPSDAPADAAIPDQEVSSSGRKKKRSSGPAKEPAQRRRRKVSVPVDAWLTEEPQEQPEATVTGPGSSVAETMSGDDDAQRGQPLVEDGEKVEEEQEPGSHTVDPAPTAPCPPSEGEAVGGAGSREEETSALEPTREEAPVELAPWQMAFTLEDVFKRAPAKEQRSVRRSLRNQRNKEEHCGSGVSGLAWLPKISPESLGVTRRNARRKNQGRRASASLVLKTPLTH; this is encoded by the exons ATGGCCAGTCCAGAACCGAAGCAAGCTGAGGCTGAGGGACCTTCAGTGCTGTGCAAGACCCCTTGTCCTGTGGACTTCTCTCAGTTCTCCCCTTCGAAATTTGGCATCTCCACCCAGAGCTTCACCCCTTCATCTTCGAAAAGCAAAG ATAAATCCAAACTATCCAAGATAAAGTCTCTGCGAAGGTCCTCCATCGGTGCCCGGGGCTCTCCAGGGACCAATAGCCTCATCCACTTCATGGCTCAGCACAGGGCGAAGACCCCTCCGGTTTTCAAAACCCCAGAG GCTTTCAAGAGGAGTCCCTTCCCAATCAGAGTGTCGTCCACGCTTAAGCTGAAGATGGCGTCTTTCCAGAGCCTAATGGATGtggaggatgtggaggagggggaacaCTGTGATCCAGGGGCCGGGCCAAAGCAGGATCTGTCTG ATGGAGGTTTGGACAGCGATAAGGAGAACTGCTCACCGAGGTCCGTACCGAGCAAGAGGAGGCGAGTGGGGGCCCCGGGGCTCTGTGTATCTGAGATTAGCGGGGCCAGCTCTCCTATCTTACCACACTTCAGCGGCCAGGCACACCCAGAG GAAACGTCCTTTGAAGTCCAAAGCACCAGGACGCCTCCGCCGTCGGAGCTCGCGGAGCTGGTGGCGGTGGATCTGCCGGCCCAGCGGCTGCTCTCCTTCCCCTCATCGCCTTCCAGCCCGCCCCTGCTGGAGATGAAGCCCTTCG TGGTGCCGTCGGAGGCAAACTCCACcctgaagaagaacaagaagcagGTGCGCTTCGGGGGGCCCCTGACCCCGGAGTTCTTCGACAAGAACCTGCCCCCCAGCACCCCTCTGCAGAAGGGCACCACGCCAGCGCGCGCCGAGCCCCCGACCCCCGGCCTGGGCCCGGGCTCTGGGCTGCGCTCGCTGCTCAAGACGCCCCAGCGGCCCGCGGGCTGGACGCCGCTGCCCCAGCCGGCCTTCTGCAGCCCCACCTTCGGGGCCTCGCCCACGCTCTCGTTCTCGTTGCAACGGGGTGCACAGACACCGGAGAACGATTGCGAGAAG ATTGTGTTCCCTTCCCTGGAGGAGACGGACTTGCCACTTTTAACTGACGAAG aTGTGTTGGTGGTTCAGCCTTTGGACCTAAACCTGGCCTTCCAAGAGTCCCTCACAGATGCCCCGTCAG gtggtgctgctgcagcagagcccGGGGCCCCACCCTTGGAAGACCCTCAGGCCCCCCCAGAGGAGCCCCCACAAGCCCAGCTAGTAGGACCTGGACCTGAACCAGAGACCGCTGTCGACGCCCCGGCCAGCTCCGACACGCCAATAAAAAAG gcAAGGTCAGAAGCATCACCCCCTTCTGCGATCCCTGCGCTGGTCAACTGTGTGAGGCAGAAGAGAAAG CTACCGACGGAGAAGACGGAACCTGTGAGGCGGTCGTCGCGCTCCGCTGCCAAGTCGGGCTGCGGCAAGATGCAG aaGGACCGTGGGTGGGGGTCCAAGGTGGTGGACCGCTCCCTGTACGGCCATAGGGAGTACGCTTCCAAGAACCCGGCCCTCAGTCCCATCAGAGAGGGCCTGAGGGGCCGCAGCCCCTCGCCCTCCCCGCAGTCGCCTGGCAGCCGGAGGCGGAGCATAG TCACAGGCGAGGACCCGGCCTGTCCGTCCTCGCCCACCTCCGAGCCAGCGATCACCAGCCTCCCTGCCCCTGGCGGGGCCTCTATGGCTCATCTCACCCAGAAAGAGGACACCACCAGCAgcaacaccacaccaccaccctcgGACGCCCCAGCCGACGCCGCCATCCCCGACCAAGAGGTCTCCAGCtcggggaggaagaagaagaggtccAGCGGGCCGGCCAAGGAGCCGGCGCAGCGGCGGCGTAGGAAGGTCAGCGTCCCTGTGGATGCCTGGCTCACGGAGGAGCCGCAGGAACAGCCGGAGGCCACGGTGACCGGGCCTGGGAGCAGCGTAGCCGAGACCATGAGTGGGGACGACGATGCGCAGCGCGGCCAGCCTCTCGTCGAGGACGGAGAGAAGGTAGAAGAGGAACAAGAGCCAGGGAGCCACACTGTTGACCCCGCTCCCACTGCACCCTGTCCGCCTTCAGAGGGGGAAGCGGTGGGAGGAGCGGGGAGTCGCGAGGAGGAGACGTCGGCCCTTGAGCCAACACGAGAAGAGGCCCCAGTTGAGCTGGCACCCTGGCAGATGGCCTTTACACTTGAAGATGTGTTCAAACGGGCGCCCGCAAAGGAGCAGCGCTCGGTCCGTCGGAGTCTGAGGAACCAGCGGAACAAGGAGGAACACTGTGGCAGCGGGGTCTCGGGGCTGGCCTGGCTACCCAAAATCTCCCCGGAGTCGCTCGGGGTGACCCGGCGCAATGCCCGCCGGAAAAACCAGGGCCGGAGGGCCAGCGCTTCCCTGGTCCTCAAGaccccactcacacactga